In one window of Actinomycetes bacterium DNA:
- a CDS encoding CsbD family protein, giving the protein MSAKSDQAKGHVKEAAGVLTGDKDLESEGKKDRRTGEAEEKIDHAKDKVEGAIDSTKDKVEEIVDKTKDAVHRK; this is encoded by the coding sequence ATGAGTGCCAAGTCTGATCAGGCCAAGGGCCACGTCAAGGAAGCCGCTGGAGTCCTCACCGGTGACAAGGATCTCGAATCCGAAGGCAAGAAGGATCGGCGCACGGGTGAGGCCGAGGAGAAGATCGACCACGCGAAGGACAAGGTCGAAGGGGCAATCGACTCGACCAAGGACAAGGTGGAAGAGATCGTCGACAAGACCAAGGACGCTGTGCACCGGAAGTAG